One genomic segment of Streptomyces liangshanensis includes these proteins:
- a CDS encoding alanine racemase — MATDRPAPLGDEHGDRPGDVRVDRLAEERVDHRFKGLPPDAEGLTVGALSAQRRDLFTGGFTTPVLALSAESLTHNLALLETYAERHGLAFAPHGKTSMSPQLFARQLAHGAWGITAALPHQARVYRAFGIQRIFLANEVVDAAALRWVAGELDRDPDFRFLCYVDSVRGVALMDEALRAAGATRPVEVVVELGAGEGARTGARTEADCAAVADAVAAVTTLRLAGVAGYEGEVPDADADRVRAWLRRLVALAVEFDKAGRFAGAEGEAGPDEIVVSAGGSAWFDAVADVFAEIPALSLPVRKLLRSGAYVSHDDGHYSRLTPFNRVPEEGALEPAFRLWAQVVSRPSAEQAFLNAGKRDAAYDLDLPQAQVIRDGRTGEVRPATGLTVTGLSDQHTWVSTDEGAELEVGDWVGLGLSHPCTSFDKWQLIPLVEADGTVTDLIRTFF; from the coding sequence ATGGCGACCGACCGACCCGCCCCGCTCGGCGACGAGCACGGGGACCGCCCCGGCGACGTACGGGTGGACCGCCTCGCCGAAGAGCGGGTGGACCACCGGTTCAAGGGGCTCCCGCCGGACGCCGAGGGCCTCACGGTCGGCGCGCTCTCCGCGCAGCGCCGCGACCTGTTCACGGGCGGCTTCACCACCCCCGTGCTGGCCCTGTCGGCGGAGTCGCTCACGCACAACCTGGCCCTGCTGGAGACGTACGCCGAGCGCCACGGCCTCGCCTTCGCCCCGCACGGCAAGACCTCCATGTCCCCGCAGCTCTTCGCCCGCCAACTCGCCCACGGCGCCTGGGGCATCACCGCCGCCCTGCCCCACCAGGCCCGCGTCTACCGGGCGTTCGGCATCCAACGGATCTTCCTCGCCAACGAGGTGGTCGACGCGGCGGCGCTGCGCTGGGTGGCCGGCGAGCTGGACCGCGACCCCGACTTCCGCTTCCTCTGTTACGTGGACTCCGTGCGCGGCGTCGCGTTGATGGACGAGGCCCTGCGGGCGGCCGGCGCCACCCGCCCGGTGGAGGTCGTCGTCGAGCTGGGCGCGGGCGAGGGGGCCCGTACCGGAGCGCGTACGGAGGCGGACTGCGCGGCGGTCGCCGACGCGGTGGCCGCCGTGACCACCCTGCGGCTGGCGGGAGTCGCCGGGTACGAGGGCGAGGTGCCCGACGCCGACGCGGACCGGGTGCGGGCCTGGCTGCGCCGACTGGTCGCGCTGGCGGTGGAGTTCGACAAGGCCGGGCGCTTCGCGGGCGCGGAAGGAGAGGCAGGCCCGGACGAGATCGTCGTCAGCGCGGGCGGCAGCGCGTGGTTCGACGCGGTCGCCGACGTCTTCGCCGAGATCCCGGCGCTCTCCCTGCCCGTACGGAAGCTGCTGCGCTCGGGCGCGTACGTCTCGCACGACGACGGCCACTACAGCCGCCTCACCCCCTTCAACCGCGTACCCGAGGAAGGCGCCCTGGAGCCCGCGTTCCGGCTGTGGGCGCAGGTCGTCTCGCGCCCGTCAGCCGAGCAGGCGTTCCTCAACGCGGGCAAGCGGGACGCGGCGTACGACCTGGACCTCCCGCAGGCGCAGGTGATCCGCGACGGCCGGACGGGCGAGGTCAGGCCCGCGACCGGGCTGACCGTGACGGGCCTGTCCGACCAGCACACGTGGGTGTCGACGGACGAGGGCGCGGAGCTGGAGGTCGGCGACTGGGTCGGCCTGGGGCTGTCGCACCCGTGCACGTCGTTCGACAAGTGGCAGCTGATCCCGCTGGTGGAGGCGGACGGCACGGTCACGGACCTGATCCGCACGTTCTTCTGA
- a CDS encoding sugar kinase → MVAPPRIGRAARSPRVTGVTGPVPPRVDVVCLGESMVTFLPSRPGRLADVPSFDRAIGGAESNVACALAAAGHAVKWVSRVGADGFGDHLVAAVGAYGVDTSGVRRDPDRPTGVYFRTATDRATDAHEVAYYRAGSAASAMSPATVPYRDLWAGRVLHLSGITAALSADCLALMRELTRRRPGRPLVSFDVNHRPGLWRDGSGADVLLELARGADLVFVGDDEAAQAWGLRGADAIRAALPEPRTLVVKRGSAGATVLTREGSDGARDSGDDTGSAPAQSTQDAPAPDTVTDMPALHVDVVAPVGAGDAFAAGFLSATLRGLPAAARLRHGHLMAAATLTVPGDLGTPPTRADADRLAGLDARAWGRLRLGPGWTAAIEQEVRTR, encoded by the coding sequence ATGGTGGCCCCTCCACGCATCGGCCGAGCGGCGAGGAGCCCCAGAGTGACCGGAGTGACCGGACCCGTGCCCCCGCGCGTGGACGTCGTCTGTCTCGGCGAGTCCATGGTCACGTTCCTGCCCTCCCGCCCCGGCCGCCTCGCCGACGTCCCGTCCTTCGACCGCGCCATCGGCGGCGCCGAGTCGAACGTCGCGTGCGCGCTAGCGGCCGCCGGGCACGCGGTGAAGTGGGTCAGCCGGGTCGGCGCGGACGGCTTCGGCGACCACCTGGTGGCCGCCGTCGGCGCGTACGGCGTCGACACCTCGGGGGTCCGGCGCGACCCGGACCGGCCCACCGGCGTCTACTTCCGTACGGCCACGGACCGCGCCACCGACGCGCACGAAGTCGCCTACTACCGGGCCGGGTCCGCCGCCTCCGCGATGTCCCCGGCGACCGTGCCGTACCGCGACCTGTGGGCGGGACGCGTCCTGCACCTGTCCGGCATCACCGCCGCGCTCTCCGCCGACTGCCTGGCCCTCATGCGCGAGCTGACCCGCCGGAGGCCCGGCCGCCCCCTCGTCTCCTTCGACGTCAACCACCGCCCCGGCCTGTGGCGCGACGGCTCGGGCGCGGACGTCCTGCTGGAGCTGGCACGCGGCGCCGACCTGGTCTTCGTCGGCGACGACGAGGCGGCGCAGGCGTGGGGGCTGCGGGGCGCGGACGCGATCCGCGCGGCGCTCCCCGAGCCGCGCACGCTGGTGGTGAAGCGCGGGAGCGCGGGGGCGACGGTGCTGACGCGGGAGGGGTCGGACGGCGCGCGTGACAGCGGTGACGACACCGGAAGCGCCCCCGCTCAGAGCACGCAGGACGCCCCCGCCCCCGACACCGTCACCGACATGCCCGCCCTCCACGTCGACGTCGTCGCCCCCGTCGGCGCCGGTGACGCCTTCGCCGCCGGCTTCCTCTCCGCGACCCTGCGCGGCCTCCCCGCCGCCGCCCGCCTGCGCCACGGCCACCTCATGGCCGCCGCCACCCTCACCGTCCCCGGCGACCTCGGCACCCCGCCCACCAGGGCCGACGCCGACCGCCTCGCGGGCCTCGACGCGCGCGCCTGGGGGAGACTTCGTCTCGGCCCCGGCTGGACGGCGGCCATCGAGCAGGAGGTACGTACCCGATGA
- a CDS encoding polysaccharide deacetylase family protein, giving the protein MLVLIAAVLVTGCGGQRADGSKGADGSDGKGGGVRVDAPRTPSATPSTPATPAAPTPPPTPPTPPGQTSSPDPKLPPPLVSMDIAHAVEGGGRSVNITIDDGPDPTWTPKILKILRDNGARATFCMIGPQAEAHPDLVKRVVADGHRLCDHTVTHNTSMDHRSKAYQKDQILVAAGQITRASGGVKPLYYRAPGGAFTPYSRQIAASAGMRPLGWNVDSKDYEEPGVHAITHLVKHELGNGPTILFHDGGGDRGQTAAALRKLLPWLRHHGYGFGFPVR; this is encoded by the coding sequence GTGCTCGTCCTGATCGCCGCCGTCCTGGTCACCGGCTGCGGTGGCCAGCGCGCGGACGGCTCCAAGGGGGCGGACGGCTCCGACGGCAAGGGCGGCGGCGTCCGGGTCGACGCACCCCGTACCCCCTCGGCCACACCCAGCACCCCCGCCACCCCGGCCGCTCCCACCCCACCCCCCACACCCCCCACCCCTCCCGGCCAGACCTCCTCCCCCGACCCGAAGCTCCCCCCTCCCCTCGTGAGCATGGACATCGCCCACGCGGTCGAGGGCGGCGGCCGGTCCGTCAACATCACCATCGACGACGGCCCCGACCCCACCTGGACCCCGAAGATCCTGAAGATCCTCCGGGACAACGGCGCCCGCGCGACCTTCTGCATGATCGGCCCGCAGGCCGAGGCCCACCCCGACCTGGTCAAGCGGGTGGTGGCCGACGGGCACCGGCTGTGCGACCACACCGTCACGCACAACACGTCGATGGACCACCGCTCGAAGGCGTACCAGAAGGACCAGATCCTGGTGGCGGCCGGGCAGATCACCCGGGCGTCGGGGGGCGTAAAGCCGCTGTACTACCGGGCGCCGGGCGGCGCGTTCACCCCGTACAGCCGGCAGATCGCCGCGTCGGCGGGCATGCGCCCGCTGGGCTGGAACGTCGACTCGAAGGACTACGAGGAGCCGGGCGTCCACGCCATCACGCACCTCGTGAAGCACGAGCTGGGCAACGGCCCGACCATCCTCTTCCACGACGGCGGCGGCGACCGCGGCCAGACGGCGGCGGCGCTGCGGAAGCTGCTGCCGTGGCTGCGGCACCACGGGTACGGCTTCGGCTTCCCGGTCCGCTGA
- a CDS encoding toxic anion resistance protein translates to MSNELILTPPEPVAPVRTEQAAGLVPLDDSVHDEMTRRAAEYVGSLSGLDARSPEFSTRVGEIANLGSGEIRGAAQQSNRMLDRTVRSLASGGEDAQSRVSSSLVELRRTVEDLDPRDTPGKGARRLLSKLPGGNKLRDHAAKYASSQSTLNRIVGSLRGGQDELRRDNAALHTERSRLWETMGKLQEYAVLTAALDAAVGERIAEADLTDPAQADALRADVLFPVRQKHQDLLTQLAVCAQGYLAMDLVRRNNEELIKGVDRAATTTVSALRIAVMLASALENQRKVTEQVTVLRATTEDLIRGNAEMLATQSGEIQRLAAEPAVGAETLRAAFQQIYTTLDAIDTYKVQATESMAATVESLTTELQNASAHLERTRSAGALEGGAR, encoded by the coding sequence ATGAGCAACGAACTGATCCTCACCCCGCCCGAGCCGGTCGCCCCGGTACGCACCGAGCAGGCCGCGGGGCTCGTACCGCTGGACGACTCCGTGCACGACGAGATGACGCGGCGCGCCGCGGAGTACGTGGGGTCGCTGTCCGGGCTCGACGCGCGCTCGCCCGAGTTCAGCACGCGCGTCGGCGAGATCGCGAACCTCGGCTCCGGCGAGATCCGGGGCGCCGCCCAGCAGTCCAACCGCATGCTGGACCGTACGGTCCGTTCCCTCGCGTCGGGCGGCGAGGACGCGCAGTCGCGCGTGTCGTCGTCCCTGGTCGAACTCCGCCGTACCGTGGAGGACTTGGACCCCCGGGACACCCCGGGCAAGGGCGCCCGGCGGCTGCTCTCGAAGCTGCCCGGCGGCAACAAGCTGCGCGACCACGCGGCCAAGTACGCCTCCTCCCAGTCCACGTTGAACCGGATCGTCGGCTCGCTGCGGGGCGGCCAGGACGAACTGCGGCGCGACAACGCCGCGTTGCACACCGAGCGCAGCCGCCTGTGGGAGACGATGGGCAAGCTCCAGGAGTACGCGGTTCTCACCGCCGCCCTGGACGCGGCCGTCGGCGAGCGCATCGCCGAGGCCGACCTCACGGACCCCGCCCAGGCGGACGCCCTGCGCGCGGACGTGCTCTTCCCGGTCCGCCAGAAGCACCAGGACCTGCTGACGCAACTCGCCGTCTGCGCACAGGGTTACCTGGCGATGGACCTCGTACGGCGCAACAACGAGGAGCTGATCAAGGGCGTCGACCGGGCCGCCACCACCACCGTCTCCGCCCTGCGCATCGCGGTGATGCTGGCCTCGGCGCTGGAGAACCAGCGCAAGGTGACCGAGCAGGTGACCGTCCTGCGGGCGACCACGGAGGACCTGATCCGGGGCAACGCGGAGATGCTCGCCACCCAGAGCGGCGAGATCCAGCGGCTCGCGGCGGAGCCGGCCGTCGGGGCGGAAACGTTGCGCGCGGCCTTCCAGCAGATCTACACCACGCTCGACGCGATCGACACGTACAAGGTCCAGGCGACGGAGTCGATGGCGGCGACGGTCGAGTCGCTGACGACGGAATTGCAGAACGCGAGCGCGCACCTGGAGCGCACACGTTCGGCGGGCGCGCTCGAAGGCGGCGCCCGATGA
- a CDS encoding substrate-binding domain-containing protein has translation MGFREHARRVKRILGIVLAVLLIGGVAAAVVAGRESQDTSTATKTVRGVIGSEKAEFFADPEVVKALAARGFTVKSETSGSWAMEELPLKGYDFAFPSSKAPADELVRKYKVQGGPLRPFYSPLVVVAHRGAARVLADNGLATLDGPSRGTLRMKPYLAAAGDGRTWQQLKGAAAHAELSGTVFITSTDPESSSSGALYLAAASYVADGGRVATDKAAVTRTAPLLKKLISVQGAQQTSSDAPFRDFISGVGNPLVLVYESQVASLLLQKQDVGDLVVLYPDTTVNSDHTLVPLTANGRALGELLSTDATLRALAVRHGFRPQGDAAGFTAATAGGAAYLNQTLSGVRQAPVPTTEVLHDMALRARS, from the coding sequence GTGGGTTTCCGCGAGCACGCTCGTCGTGTGAAACGCATCCTGGGAATCGTCCTGGCGGTGCTGCTGATCGGCGGCGTGGCAGCAGCCGTCGTGGCAGGCCGAGAGAGCCAAGACACCAGCACGGCAACGAAGACCGTGCGTGGAGTGATCGGGTCGGAGAAGGCGGAGTTCTTCGCCGATCCCGAGGTGGTGAAAGCGCTGGCTGCCCGGGGCTTCACCGTGAAGTCGGAGACCTCCGGCTCCTGGGCCATGGAGGAACTGCCCCTGAAGGGGTACGACTTCGCCTTCCCGTCCTCGAAGGCCCCGGCCGACGAGCTGGTGAGGAAGTACAAGGTGCAGGGCGGCCCCCTGCGCCCCTTCTACTCGCCGCTGGTCGTCGTCGCCCACCGCGGCGCCGCCCGGGTCCTCGCCGACAACGGCCTCGCCACCCTCGACGGCCCGTCCCGCGGCACCCTCCGCATGAAGCCGTACCTCGCGGCGGCCGGTGACGGGCGGACCTGGCAGCAGCTCAAGGGGGCCGCCGCGCATGCCGAGTTGAGCGGCACGGTCTTCATCACCAGCACCGACCCGGAGAGTTCCAGCTCGGGCGCGCTCTACCTCGCCGCCGCCTCCTACGTCGCGGACGGCGGACGCGTCGCCACCGACAAGGCCGCCGTCACCAGGACCGCCCCGCTGCTGAAGAAGCTCATCTCGGTGCAGGGCGCCCAACAGACCAGCTCGGACGCGCCGTTCAGGGACTTCATCAGCGGCGTCGGCAACCCGTTGGTGCTGGTGTACGAGTCCCAGGTCGCCTCGCTGCTGCTCCAGAAGCAGGACGTCGGGGACCTCGTGGTGCTCTACCCGGACACCACCGTCAACAGCGACCACACCCTCGTCCCGCTCACCGCGAACGGCCGGGCCCTGGGCGAACTGCTCTCCACCGACGCCACTTTGCGCGCGCTCGCGGTACGGCACGGCTTCCGCCCGCAGGGCGACGCGGCCGGGTTCACCGCCGCGACCGCCGGCGGCGCCGCCTATCTGAACCAGACACTTTCCGGGGTCCGCCAGGCACCCGTGCCCACCACCGAGGTGCTGCACGACATGGCCCTGCGCGCCCGGTCCTAG
- a CDS encoding N-acyl-D-amino-acid deacylase family protein: MDLVIQDVQVVDGTGGASYRADVGLTGGRIDAIRREDGGPRLSGARTLDAAGLALSPGFIDMHAHSDLALLRDPDHSAKAAQGVTLEVIGQDGLSYAPVDDATLAQVRQSITGWNGDGSDIDFDWRTVGAYLDRLDHGFDGAGIAVNAAYLVPQGTVRMYAVGWDDRPATATELARMEQLVAEGLEQGAVGMSSGLTYTPGMYANDSELTALCRVVARYGGYYCPHHRSYGAGALQAYEEMVTLTRRAGCALHLAHATMNFGVNEGKAPDLLALLDGALDAGADITLDTYPYTPGSTTLAAMLPSWASEGGPDSVLARLRDDATAEKIRHHMEVIGADGCHGVPIEWDTIEISGVSAPGLASYVGRTVAESAAGLGEEPWVTARRLLVEDGLGSTILQHVGHEDNVREIMRHPVHTGGSDGILQGAKPHPRAYGTFPRYLGRYVRELGVLSLEECVAHLTSRPAARLRLPDRGLVREGYRADLVLFDPATVAAGSTFEAPRTPPVGIPHVLIDGRFVIEDGRRTDTLAGRSVRRTG, translated from the coding sequence ATGGACCTCGTCATCCAGGACGTACAGGTCGTCGACGGCACCGGCGGCGCCTCCTACCGCGCGGACGTCGGCCTCACCGGGGGCCGTATCGACGCCATCCGCAGGGAGGACGGCGGCCCCCGCCTGAGCGGCGCGCGCACCCTCGACGCCGCCGGGCTCGCCCTCTCCCCCGGCTTCATCGACATGCACGCGCACAGCGACCTCGCCCTGCTGCGCGACCCCGACCACTCGGCGAAGGCCGCGCAGGGGGTCACGCTGGAGGTGATCGGGCAGGACGGCCTGTCGTACGCGCCCGTCGACGATGCGACGCTCGCGCAGGTCAGGCAGTCCATCACCGGCTGGAACGGCGACGGTTCGGACATCGACTTCGACTGGCGGACGGTCGGCGCGTACCTGGACCGGCTCGACCACGGCTTCGACGGCGCGGGCATCGCGGTCAACGCCGCGTACCTGGTCCCGCAGGGCACCGTCCGTATGTACGCGGTCGGTTGGGACGACCGCCCGGCCACCGCCACCGAACTGGCCCGCATGGAACAGCTGGTGGCCGAGGGCCTGGAACAGGGCGCGGTCGGCATGTCGTCCGGGCTGACGTACACACCGGGCATGTACGCGAACGACTCCGAACTGACCGCGCTGTGCCGGGTGGTGGCGCGGTACGGCGGCTACTACTGCCCGCACCACCGGTCGTACGGCGCCGGCGCGCTCCAGGCGTACGAGGAGATGGTCACGCTCACCCGGCGGGCGGGCTGCGCGCTCCATCTGGCCCACGCCACCATGAACTTCGGCGTCAACGAGGGCAAGGCCCCCGACCTGCTGGCCCTGTTGGACGGCGCGCTGGACGCGGGCGCCGACATCACGCTCGACACCTACCCGTACACCCCCGGCTCGACCACCCTCGCGGCGATGCTGCCCAGTTGGGCGAGCGAGGGCGGCCCCGACAGCGTCCTGGCGCGGCTGCGCGACGACGCCACCGCCGAGAAGATCCGCCACCACATGGAGGTCATCGGGGCCGACGGCTGCCACGGGGTGCCCATCGAGTGGGACACCATCGAGATCTCCGGGGTCTCGGCGCCCGGCCTGGCCTCGTACGTGGGGAGAACCGTCGCGGAGTCGGCGGCCGGGCTCGGGGAGGAGCCCTGGGTCACGGCGCGCAGGCTGCTGGTGGAGGACGGTCTCGGCTCGACGATCCTCCAGCACGTGGGCCACGAGGACAACGTCCGGGAGATCATGCGCCACCCCGTGCACACGGGCGGCAGCGACGGCATCCTCCAGGGCGCCAAGCCGCATCCGCGCGCGTACGGCACGTTCCCGCGGTATCTCGGGCGGTACGTGCGGGAGTTGGGCGTCCTGAGCCTGGAGGAGTGCGTGGCGCACCTGACCTCGCGCCCGGCCGCGCGCCTGCGCCTCCCCGACCGCGGGCTCGTCCGGGAGGGCTACCGCGCGGACCTGGTCCTCTTCGACCCGGCCACGGTCGCGGCCGGCTCGACGTTCGAGGCGCCGCGCACGCCGCCGGTGGGCATCCCGCACGTGCTGATCGACGGCCGCTTCGTGATCGAGGACGGCCGCCGCACGGACACGCTGGCAGGGCGGTCGGTGCGGCGCACGGGGTGA
- a CDS encoding pyridoxal phosphate-dependent aminotransferase yields the protein MQVIQSTKLANVCYEIRGPVLEEATRLEAAGHRILKLNTGNPAAFGFECPPEILEDVLRNLGDAHGYGDAKGLLSARRAVMQHYQTKGIELDVEDIYLGNGVSELIQMSMQALLDDGDEVLVPAPDYPLWTASVSLAGGTAVHYRCDEQAEWMPDLADIERKITDRTKAIVIINPNNPTGAVYGDEMLASLTEIARRHNLIVCSDEIYDRILYDGATHTPTAAIAPDLLTLTFNGLSKNYRVAGFRSGWMAVCGPKAHATSYIEGLTILANMRLCANMPSQHAVATALGGRQSIQDLVLPGGRILEQRDTAYDLLTQIPGVTCVKPKGALYLFPRLDPKVYKIKDDREMVLDLLRAEKIMVVHGTGFNWPEPDHFRIVTLPTTQDLTDAVTRIGNFLDGYAQV from the coding sequence ATGCAGGTCATCCAGTCGACGAAGCTCGCCAATGTCTGTTACGAGATCCGGGGCCCGGTCCTGGAGGAGGCGACGCGGCTGGAGGCGGCGGGCCACCGCATCCTCAAGCTGAACACCGGCAACCCGGCGGCGTTCGGCTTCGAGTGCCCCCCGGAGATCCTGGAGGACGTGCTCCGCAACCTCGGGGACGCGCACGGCTACGGCGACGCGAAGGGCCTGCTGTCCGCGCGGCGCGCGGTGATGCAGCACTACCAGACCAAGGGCATCGAGCTGGACGTCGAGGACATCTACCTCGGCAACGGCGTGTCCGAGCTGATCCAGATGTCGATGCAGGCCCTGCTCGACGACGGCGACGAGGTGCTCGTACCGGCCCCTGACTACCCGCTCTGGACGGCGAGCGTGTCGCTGGCCGGGGGCACGGCCGTGCACTACCGGTGCGACGAGCAGGCCGAGTGGATGCCGGACCTCGCCGACATCGAGCGCAAGATCACCGACCGCACGAAGGCGATCGTGATCATCAACCCGAACAACCCGACCGGCGCGGTGTACGGGGACGAGATGCTCGCCTCGCTGACCGAGATCGCTCGCCGCCACAACCTGATCGTCTGCTCGGACGAGATCTACGACCGGATCCTGTACGACGGCGCCACGCACACCCCGACGGCCGCGATCGCGCCCGACCTGCTGACCCTCACCTTCAACGGGCTGTCCAAGAACTACCGCGTCGCCGGTTTCCGCTCCGGCTGGATGGCGGTGTGCGGCCCGAAGGCCCATGCCACGTCGTACATCGAGGGCCTGACGATCCTGGCCAACATGCGGCTGTGCGCCAACATGCCCTCGCAGCACGCGGTGGCCACGGCGCTGGGCGGCCGGCAGTCGATCCAGGACCTGGTGCTGCCGGGCGGCCGGATCCTGGAGCAGCGGGACACGGCGTACGACCTGCTCACCCAGATCCCCGGGGTGACGTGCGTGAAGCCGAAGGGCGCGCTCTACCTCTTCCCGCGGCTCGACCCGAAGGTCTACAAGATCAAGGACGACCGGGAAATGGTCCTCGACCTCCTCCGGGCCGAAAAGATCATGGTGGTCCACGGCACGGGCTTCAACTGGCCGGAACCGGATCACTTCCGCATCGTGACCCTCCCCACCACCCAGGACCTGACGGACGCTGTCACGCGGATCGGCAACTTCCTGGACGGCTACGCGCAGGTGTAG
- a CDS encoding helix-turn-helix domain-containing protein produces MSHNELGLFLRARREALTPAQVGLPGGSRRRTPGLRRSELAMLAGISVEYLARLEQGRDRHPSPQVLGALAEALRLTDDERFALMRAEKAATGTLGLCPGAGSAPARTVRPSVRALLDRLEPTPAVLVNRLTEVLAYTEGYERLVAPLGVLDSAAPNLARYVFTDRRARTVLVDWEREADALVARLRTGSVPEDHHLASFVEELSGAAGALFTDRWALAARTPENPLAQRVAHPVAGALHLTTETLELPGLDSPHLVVHLPADEATSAALDRLTGRRPGALHVVAG; encoded by the coding sequence GTGAGTCACAACGAGCTGGGCCTCTTCCTGCGCGCCCGCCGCGAGGCCCTGACACCGGCGCAGGTGGGCCTCCCCGGGGGTAGCCGCCGACGCACGCCCGGACTGCGCCGGTCCGAGCTGGCGATGCTGGCCGGCATCAGCGTCGAGTACCTGGCCCGCCTCGAACAGGGCCGCGACCGCCACCCCTCGCCCCAGGTCCTCGGCGCCCTCGCCGAGGCGCTGCGGCTGACGGACGACGAGCGTTTCGCGCTGATGCGCGCCGAGAAGGCCGCCACCGGCACGTTGGGGCTCTGCCCGGGGGCGGGCAGCGCGCCGGCCCGTACCGTACGGCCCAGCGTGCGCGCCCTGCTCGACCGGCTGGAGCCCACGCCCGCCGTCCTGGTCAACCGGCTGACCGAGGTGCTGGCGTACACGGAGGGGTACGAACGGCTCGTCGCCCCGCTGGGGGTGCTGGACTCCGCCGCACCGAATCTCGCCCGCTACGTGTTCACGGACCGGCGGGCCCGTACGGTCCTGGTGGACTGGGAGCGGGAGGCGGACGCGCTGGTCGCGCGGCTCAGGACGGGCTCCGTACCGGAGGACCACCACCTGGCGTCGTTCGTGGAGGAGCTGTCCGGAGCGGCGGGCGCGCTCTTCACGGACCGCTGGGCGCTCGCGGCCCGGACGCCCGAGAACCCGTTGGCGCAGCGGGTGGCTCATCCCGTGGCGGGCGCGCTCCACCTGACGACCGAGACGCTGGAGCTACCGGGTCTGGACAGCCCGCACCTGGTGGTGCACCTGCCGGCGGACGAGGCCACGTCCGCGGCGCTGGACCGGCTGACGGGGCGGAGGCCGGGGGCGCTGCACGTGGTGGCGGGCTGA
- a CDS encoding DoxX family protein, producing the protein MFIAYAVVGLLLVLGLTLSAFGTFRRDEKVVAGMREVGVPDSWLPRLATLKLLGALGLVAGLWVPLIGAAAAVGVLLYFIGAVVSHLRVKNHEIAPAGVFVVLAVAALVLRLASA; encoded by the coding sequence GTGTTCATCGCCTACGCCGTCGTCGGCCTGCTGCTCGTCCTCGGACTGACTCTCTCCGCCTTCGGTACGTTCCGACGCGACGAGAAGGTCGTCGCGGGTATGCGGGAGGTCGGCGTCCCGGACTCCTGGCTTCCGCGGCTGGCCACCCTGAAGTTGCTCGGTGCGCTGGGACTGGTCGCGGGCCTGTGGGTGCCGCTGATCGGCGCGGCGGCCGCGGTAGGGGTGCTCCTCTACTTCATCGGGGCTGTCGTCTCGCACCTGCGCGTCAAGAACCACGAGATCGCCCCGGCGGGGGTGTTCGTGGTGCTGGCCGTCGCCGCGTTGGTGCTGCGGCTCGCGTCGGCCTGA